Proteins co-encoded in one Dendropsophus ebraccatus isolate aDenEbr1 chromosome 9, aDenEbr1.pat, whole genome shotgun sequence genomic window:
- the TMEM114 gene encoding transmembrane protein 114, producing MKLKLSVLSFFVAFVGILSFIFLVVAIGTDFWYIIDASKLEIKNNISETMSSHSGLWRMCKFKDKCSPLINPFWHGNLNFTDPQKQLLSMHGTLVILLPLSLILMIFGGMTGFVSILARAYLLLLLTGMLFLFGALVTLTGISIYIAYSAAAFNYALYSLGSAILAEIDIRFGWSLALAWISFITEVLTGMAFLLAARVTGLKRTRDQVI from the exons ATGAAGCTCAAGTTGAGTGTCTTGTCTTTCTTTGTTGCCTTTGTGGGTATTTTAAGCTTTATATTTTTGGTGGTTGCTATTGGAACAGATTTTTGGTATATTATTGATGCATCCAAATTAGAGATAAAAAACAACATTTCAGAAACCATGAGCTCCCACTCAGGACTGTGGCGGATGTGTAAAT TTAAGGACAAATGTTCCCCTTTGATAAATCCTTTTTGGCATGGTAACTTAAACTTTACAGATCcacaaaaacaacttttaa GTATGCATGGGACGCTAGTCATATTATTACCTCTCAGTTTGATCCTGATGATATTTGGAGGGATGACTGGCTTTGTTAGTATACTTGCAAGGGCGTACCTTCTTCTGCTCCTGACAGGGATGCTGTTTCTTtttggag CTCTGGTTACCCTTACTGGAATCAGCATCTACATTGCATATTCTGCTGCAGCTTTTAACTATGCACTGTACTCTTTAGGCAGTGCGATTCTAGCTGAAATTGATATACGGTTTGGATGGTCCTTGGCTCTGGCGTGGATATCCTTCATCACAGAAGTGCTCACTGGGATGGCTTTCCTTTTGGCGGCCAGAGTTACTGGTCTCAAACGGACTCGAGATCAGGTCATTTAA